A single region of the Streptomyces sp. NBC_00236 genome encodes:
- a CDS encoding cell division protein SepF — translation MGSVRKASAWLGLVEDNDERYYDDDEYAEGARTGTGQAWVTDPRVRVATETAEETGRRIATVTPDSFRDARAIGELFRDGVPVIMNLTSMDSADAKRVVDFAAGLIFGLRGSIERVATRVFLLSPADTQVVTGEAVGRPADGFFNQS, via the coding sequence ATGGGATCGGTGCGCAAGGCGAGTGCCTGGCTGGGCCTCGTAGAGGACAACGACGAGCGGTACTACGACGACGACGAGTACGCCGAGGGTGCAAGGACCGGGACCGGTCAGGCCTGGGTGACCGATCCGCGGGTGCGGGTGGCCACGGAGACGGCCGAGGAGACGGGCCGCCGGATCGCGACCGTGACCCCGGACAGCTTCCGGGACGCCCGGGCCATCGGAGAGCTCTTCCGGGACGGCGTCCCGGTGATCATGAACCTCACGTCCATGGACTCCGCCGACGCCAAGCGCGTGGTGGACTTCGCCGCGGGACTGATCTTCGGACTGCGCGGCTCGATCGAGCGCGTGGCCACCCGGGTCTTCCTGCTGAGCCCCGCCGACACGCAGGTCGTCACCGGCGAAGCCGTCGGCCGGCCGGCCGACGGCTTCTTCAACCAGAGCTGA
- a CDS encoding LLM class flavin-dependent oxidoreductase, producing the protein MPPLRPLHLAAGIGGPPRYDPAHYTGLARLAEDGALDFVSLGDSFARPGPDALAVLSRVAPETRRIGLVPTVTTTHTEPFHVSSAVATLDWVSRGRAGWCVDVSSTAAEARLFGRRSAAPAAELWREAGEAADAGTRLWDSWEDGAEIRDAATGRFLDRGKLHRTDFEGAAFRVRGPAVVPRPPQGHPVTVVDGTAGPAREVAAHHADVVLVRAGTPERAAGIRDDVHRRAADHGRDPRTLRVLVALTVDLGDAESPPEPGLASGPPLAGHGTYYRGGPVDLADLITQWYRAGAVDGFHLTPLTPGRDLERIVNGTVALLQHRSLFRTFYPGGTLREHLGLPRPANRYALQGARA; encoded by the coding sequence ATGCCGCCTCTCCGTCCGCTCCACCTGGCCGCCGGTATCGGTGGCCCGCCCCGCTACGACCCCGCGCACTACACCGGCCTCGCCCGGCTCGCCGAGGACGGGGCCCTCGACTTCGTCTCCCTCGGCGACTCGTTCGCCCGGCCGGGGCCCGACGCGCTCGCGGTGCTCTCCCGGGTCGCGCCCGAGACCCGCAGGATCGGTCTCGTCCCGACGGTCACCACGACCCACACCGAGCCCTTCCACGTGTCCTCCGCCGTGGCCACGCTGGACTGGGTCAGCCGCGGCCGGGCCGGCTGGTGCGTGGACGTGTCGAGCACCGCCGCCGAGGCCCGGCTGTTCGGCCGCCGCTCCGCCGCGCCCGCCGCCGAACTGTGGCGTGAGGCCGGCGAGGCCGCCGACGCGGGGACGCGTCTGTGGGACAGCTGGGAGGACGGTGCCGAGATCCGGGACGCCGCCACCGGACGCTTCCTCGACCGCGGCAAGCTGCACCGCACCGACTTCGAGGGCGCCGCCTTCCGTGTGCGTGGCCCCGCCGTCGTGCCCCGGCCTCCGCAGGGCCACCCGGTCACGGTGGTCGACGGCACGGCCGGTCCGGCGCGGGAGGTGGCCGCGCACCACGCTGACGTGGTGCTCGTACGGGCCGGCACACCCGAGCGGGCCGCCGGGATCCGCGACGACGTGCACCGCCGCGCGGCGGACCACGGACGGGACCCCAGGACGCTGCGGGTGCTCGTCGCGCTCACCGTCGACCTCGGCGACGCCGAATCCCCTCCGGAACCCGGGCTGGCGAGCGGGCCGCCGCTCGCCGGGCACGGGACGTACTACCGCGGCGGCCCGGTCGACCTCGCCGACCTGATCACCCAGTGGTACCGGGCCGGAGCCGTCGACGGTTTCCACCTCACCCCGCTCACCCCGGGGCGCGACCTCGAACGGATCGTCAACGGCACCGTGGCCCTGCTCCAGCACCGCAGTCTGTTCCGCACCTTCTACCCCGGCGGCACCCTCCGCGAGCATCTGGGCCTGCCCCGCCCGGCCAACCGGTACGCCCTCCAGGGAGCACGGGCATGA
- a CDS encoding NtaA/DmoA family FMN-dependent monooxygenase (This protein belongs to a clade of FMN-dependent monooxygenases, within a broader family of flavin-dependent oxidoreductases, the luciferase-like monooxygenase (LMM) family, some of whose members use coenzyme F420 rather than FMN.): protein MHLAAQFPVDDMTVWDDPRSGSQIEFASFAHLARTAERGLFDFLLLAEGLRLREHDGLVHDLDVAGRPDPLTVLPALAALTDRLGLAASVSATFHEPYELARRFATLDHLSAGRSAWNVVTSADAFAGENFRRAGHPGRADGDAYARTAEFVATARGLWDSWTPEGAPRPFAHHGRHFRAEGEFTVPRPPQVHPVVIRTADGAQDREFAAATADVVLTRHGTSRAGRAFCADIRSRLAKYGREPGELKIMPGTGVVLGDSDAEARERAAGIRLQQVSPQHAIAALERIWGRDLSAYDPDGPLPACDPDLAAARPGNGDALALAARWRELSREKGLSIRGTVIAATDRQPFIGSPETVAAEMTRRVAAGAADGFVLVPHLVPGGLDDFVDRVVPLLQERGVFRTAYTGSTLRSHLGLAAPVWKG from the coding sequence ATGCATCTCGCCGCGCAGTTCCCGGTGGACGACATGACCGTCTGGGACGACCCGCGCTCCGGCAGTCAGATCGAGTTCGCCTCCTTCGCACACCTCGCGCGGACCGCCGAACGAGGGCTGTTCGACTTCCTCCTCCTCGCCGAGGGGCTACGGCTGCGTGAGCACGACGGCCTGGTCCACGACCTGGACGTGGCCGGCCGCCCCGACCCCCTCACGGTGCTGCCCGCGCTGGCCGCGCTCACCGACCGGCTCGGTCTCGCCGCCTCCGTCAGCGCCACGTTCCACGAGCCCTACGAACTGGCCCGCCGGTTCGCCACCCTCGACCACCTCAGCGCCGGCCGGTCCGCGTGGAACGTCGTCACCTCGGCCGACGCCTTCGCGGGTGAGAACTTCCGGCGCGCCGGCCACCCCGGCCGCGCCGACGGGGACGCGTACGCCCGCACCGCGGAGTTCGTCGCCACGGCCCGCGGGCTGTGGGACTCCTGGACGCCCGAGGGCGCCCCGCGCCCCTTCGCCCACCACGGCCGGCACTTCCGGGCCGAGGGCGAGTTCACCGTCCCGCGCCCGCCGCAGGTGCACCCCGTCGTCATCCGGACAGCGGACGGGGCACAGGACCGCGAGTTCGCCGCGGCCACCGCCGACGTCGTGCTCACCCGGCACGGCACCTCGCGGGCGGGCCGCGCGTTCTGTGCCGACATCAGGAGCCGGCTGGCGAAGTACGGCCGGGAACCCGGCGAACTGAAGATCATGCCCGGCACCGGTGTGGTGCTGGGCGACAGCGACGCGGAGGCACGGGAGCGGGCGGCCGGGATCCGCCTGCAACAGGTCTCGCCGCAGCACGCGATCGCCGCCCTGGAGCGCATCTGGGGCCGCGACCTCTCCGCGTACGATCCCGACGGGCCGCTGCCCGCGTGCGATCCGGATCTCGCGGCGGCGCGGCCCGGGAACGGTGACGCCCTCGCGCTCGCGGCGCGCTGGCGCGAACTGTCCCGGGAGAAGGGGCTGTCCATCCGGGGCACGGTCATCGCGGCGACGGACCGTCAGCCCTTCATCGGCAGTCCGGAGACCGTGGCGGCGGAGATGACCCGTCGCGTCGCCGCGGGAGCCGCCGACGGCTTCGTCCTCGTTCCCCATCTCGTCCCCGGCGGCCTCGACGACTTCGTCGACCGGGTCGTTCCGCTCCTCCAGGAACGGGGGGTGTTCCGCACCGCGTACACCGGCTCCACGCTGCGGTCGCACCTCGGGCTCGCCGCGCCGGTATGGAAAGGTTGA
- a CDS encoding amino acid ABC transporter permease, which translates to MSAQTDTLPPALPAEPLEDNDADRLRIVPVRRTGQWTAAAAVLVLLALALNSVIRNDAFQWDVVGDYFTTTAVLRGLGLTLWLTALVMALGFALGTLLAVLRLSANRVLQAVGWGYVWLFRSTPILVQLLFWFNIGALYPEILGIRTVNLLGPVTVAVIGLTLHEAAYAAEVVRGGILSVERGQLEAAQSLGLGPWRRLHRIVLPQAMRSIVPPAGNMLIGTLKGTSIVSIIAVQDLLYSVQLVYHRTYQVIPLLLVATLWYVVVTSLLSVGQHYVERHYARGTGDAR; encoded by the coding sequence ATGTCCGCACAGACAGACACCCTCCCGCCGGCTCTTCCGGCCGAGCCCCTCGAAGACAACGATGCCGACCGGCTGCGGATCGTTCCGGTGCGCCGGACCGGCCAGTGGACGGCCGCCGCCGCCGTACTGGTCCTGCTGGCCCTCGCGCTGAACTCCGTCATCCGCAACGACGCCTTCCAATGGGACGTCGTCGGCGACTACTTCACCACCACGGCCGTGCTGCGCGGCCTCGGCCTCACGCTCTGGCTCACCGCGCTCGTGATGGCGCTCGGCTTCGCGCTGGGGACCCTGCTCGCCGTTCTCAGACTCTCCGCCAACCGCGTGCTCCAGGCGGTCGGCTGGGGGTACGTGTGGCTCTTCAGGTCGACCCCGATCCTGGTCCAGCTGCTGTTCTGGTTCAACATCGGCGCGCTCTACCCGGAGATCCTCGGCATCCGCACGGTGAACCTTCTCGGCCCCGTCACGGTCGCCGTCATCGGACTGACGCTCCACGAGGCCGCGTACGCGGCGGAAGTCGTCCGCGGCGGCATCCTGTCCGTGGAACGCGGACAGTTGGAGGCCGCCCAGTCGCTCGGGCTCGGCCCGTGGCGGCGGCTGCACCGCATCGTGCTGCCGCAGGCGATGCGCTCCATCGTGCCGCCCGCCGGGAACATGCTGATCGGCACGCTCAAGGGCACGTCGATCGTCAGCATCATCGCCGTACAGGACCTGCTGTACTCGGTGCAGCTCGTCTACCACCGCACGTACCAGGTCATCCCGCTGCTGCTGGTCGCCACCCTCTGGTACGTCGTCGTGACCTCACTGCTCAGCGTCGGACAGCACTACGTCGAGCGGCACTACGCGCGCGGCACCGGGGACGCCCGGTGA
- a CDS encoding DUF5685 family protein: protein MFGIVRPCTHRLSEGLKAEWMAHLCGLCLALRSDHGQFARIVTNYDGLIVSVLTEAQTERTPGQRRTAGPCPLRAMRTAPVARGEGARLAAAVSLVLASAKVRDHVADRDGLLARRPVAAAARRVAAGWDRAGARTGAQLGFDTALLVDAVDRQTGIELLAGPGTPLLTVTEPTETATAAAFAHTAVLAGKPQNAEPLAEAGRLFGRLAHLLDAVEDQEADAASGAWNPLTATGTSRAEARRLCDDALRGVRLALRDAEFADDKLAHVLLAHELRRSVDRAFATDVCSHQGGGLLTEAGHPSGARPTGSFGPPPGNPYAPTGPSGPFGPPPPEPPRDRRGLVLGCLVWAGLACTCQMCCGTFDDPWSGQRREGLCSKCDCGDCCDACDCCSNCGDCCDGCDCCGCDCSC, encoded by the coding sequence GTGTTCGGAATCGTCAGGCCCTGCACTCACCGCTTGTCGGAGGGGCTCAAGGCCGAGTGGATGGCCCATCTCTGCGGGCTCTGTCTGGCACTTCGCTCCGATCACGGGCAGTTCGCCCGGATCGTCACGAACTATGACGGTCTGATCGTCTCGGTCCTGACGGAGGCTCAGACCGAGCGCACCCCCGGGCAGCGGCGCACGGCCGGTCCCTGCCCCCTGCGCGCCATGCGCACCGCCCCGGTGGCGCGGGGTGAGGGCGCCAGGCTCGCGGCGGCCGTCTCGCTGGTGCTGGCCTCCGCCAAGGTGCGCGACCACGTGGCCGACCGGGACGGCCTGTTGGCGCGCCGCCCGGTGGCCGCCGCCGCACGCCGGGTGGCCGCGGGCTGGGACCGGGCCGGGGCGCGCACCGGGGCGCAGCTCGGCTTCGACACCGCGCTGCTCGTCGACGCCGTCGACCGGCAGACCGGCATCGAGCTGCTCGCGGGGCCGGGCACCCCGCTGCTGACGGTCACCGAGCCCACCGAGACCGCCACCGCCGCGGCCTTCGCACACACCGCGGTGCTCGCGGGCAAGCCGCAGAACGCGGAGCCGCTCGCGGAGGCGGGGCGGCTCTTCGGACGCCTCGCGCATCTGCTGGATGCCGTGGAGGACCAGGAAGCTGACGCCGCGTCGGGCGCCTGGAACCCCCTGACGGCGACCGGCACCTCGCGCGCCGAGGCCCGCCGGCTGTGCGACGACGCGCTGCGTGGCGTACGGCTGGCGCTGCGCGACGCGGAGTTCGCCGACGACAAGCTCGCTCATGTGCTGCTGGCACACGAGCTGCGGCGCTCGGTGGACCGGGCGTTCGCCACGGACGTCTGTTCCCATCAGGGTGGCGGGCTTCTCACCGAAGCCGGCCACCCGTCAGGAGCGCGGCCCACGGGGTCCTTCGGGCCGCCTCCCGGCAATCCGTACGCCCCCACGGGCCCGTCCGGCCCCTTCGGTCCGCCGCCGCCGGAGCCCCCGCGCGACCGGCGGGGGCTCGTCCTGGGGTGCCTGGTGTGGGCGGGCCTCGCCTGCACCTGCCAGATGTGCTGCGGGACCTTCGACGATCCGTGGAGCGGTCAGCGGCGCGAGGGGCTGTGCAGTAAGTGCGACTGCGGCGACTGCTGCGACGCCTGCGACTGCTGCAGCAATTGCGGGGACTGCTGTGACGGCTGCGACTGCTGCGGATGCGACTGCAGCTGCTGA
- a CDS encoding FAD/NAD(P)-binding protein codes for MNAVPTLVVIGAGPRGTGVIERIAANAPALYGGRPLDIHLVDPFPPGGGRIWRHDQSPLLWMNSMAEDVTMFTDDTVRLEGPVRPGPALDAWAADVREGRTAPGPDIAADPGLRAEIDELTGEDFPSRRLQGAYLRWVYEESVAALPPTVTVHEHRGRALRVTGPRDGRQTVHLEGRAEPLTADLVVLTLGHLDAEPDDEQRRLSRFADRHGLIHLPPDFTADSDLSALPAGEPVIVRGFGLAFIDLMVLLTEGRGGRHENGTYLPSGREPVLYVGSRRGVPYHSKIGYVRPGERPPLPRFFGPDRAEELLSRAEPPDFRRDIWPHVDKELGYAHYHRLFNAHPERTTADWTAFEEKYAAADPGSADLRAVIAAAVPDPADRLDLAALDHPLDGMRHTSAASFQEATRAYITADLDRRHDPGHSEDLAVFLGLLSVYGQLTRFPDIGEWWHGFFSYLASGPPGPRLRQLLALSRAGVVRFLGAGMTVGTDEELGVFRAAGATVPGERLESRALVEARLPDPSPRRTRSTLLRALYEDGAAATASGLLSVEPANGRILDRDGLPHPRRFALGPHTAARTSGAFTRPRTGGPAFGQNDATARAALTFLRGLGGTDD; via the coding sequence GTGAACGCCGTCCCGACGCTCGTCGTCATCGGCGCCGGACCGCGCGGCACCGGCGTCATCGAGCGCATCGCGGCCAACGCCCCCGCGCTGTACGGCGGCAGGCCGCTGGACATCCACCTCGTCGACCCGTTCCCGCCCGGCGGGGGCCGGATCTGGCGCCACGACCAGTCGCCGCTGCTGTGGATGAACTCCATGGCCGAGGACGTCACCATGTTCACCGACGACACCGTCCGCCTGGAGGGTCCCGTACGGCCCGGTCCGGCGCTCGACGCCTGGGCGGCCGACGTGCGCGAGGGACGGACCGCACCGGGCCCGGACATCGCCGCCGACCCCGGACTCCGCGCCGAGATCGACGAGTTGACGGGGGAGGACTTCCCGAGCCGGCGGTTGCAGGGCGCCTATCTGCGCTGGGTGTACGAGGAGTCGGTGGCCGCGCTCCCGCCCACCGTCACCGTCCACGAACACCGCGGCCGGGCCCTGCGCGTCACCGGCCCCCGGGACGGCCGCCAGACCGTCCACCTGGAGGGCCGCGCCGAACCGCTCACCGCCGACCTCGTGGTCCTCACCCTCGGCCACCTCGACGCCGAACCGGACGACGAACAGCGGCGGCTCTCCCGCTTCGCGGACCGGCACGGCCTCATCCATCTGCCGCCCGACTTCACCGCCGACAGTGACCTCAGCGCCCTGCCCGCCGGAGAACCCGTCATCGTGCGGGGCTTCGGACTCGCCTTCATCGATCTGATGGTGCTGCTCACCGAGGGCCGCGGCGGACGCCACGAGAACGGCACCTACCTGCCCTCCGGCAGGGAACCCGTCCTCTACGTCGGATCCCGGCGCGGTGTCCCGTACCACTCCAAGATCGGATACGTCCGCCCCGGCGAGCGGCCCCCGCTCCCGCGCTTCTTCGGACCCGACCGGGCCGAGGAGCTCCTGAGCCGCGCCGAGCCCCCCGACTTCCGCCGTGACATATGGCCCCATGTCGACAAAGAGCTCGGCTACGCCCACTACCACCGGCTGTTCAACGCCCACCCGGAACGCACCACGGCCGACTGGACCGCCTTCGAGGAGAAGTACGCGGCCGCCGACCCGGGCAGTGCCGATCTGCGGGCGGTGATCGCCGCGGCCGTTCCCGACCCCGCCGACCGGCTCGACCTGGCGGCGCTCGATCACCCGCTGGACGGGATGCGCCACACCTCGGCCGCCTCGTTCCAGGAGGCGACACGCGCCTACATCACCGCCGACCTGGACCGCCGGCACGATCCCGGGCACAGCGAGGACCTCGCCGTCTTCCTCGGACTGCTCTCCGTGTACGGCCAGTTGACCCGGTTCCCCGACATCGGGGAGTGGTGGCACGGCTTCTTCAGCTACCTCGCGTCCGGACCGCCCGGCCCCCGGCTGCGGCAACTGCTCGCGCTGTCGCGGGCCGGTGTCGTCCGCTTCCTCGGTGCCGGGATGACGGTCGGAACCGACGAGGAACTGGGTGTGTTCCGTGCGGCCGGCGCCACCGTGCCGGGGGAGCGGCTGGAGTCCCGCGCCCTCGTCGAGGCCCGGCTGCCCGACCCCTCACCGCGACGCACCCGCAGCACCCTGCTCCGGGCGCTGTACGAGGACGGGGCGGCCGCCACCGCCTCCGGACTCCTCTCCGTCGAACCCGCGAACGGCCGGATCCTGGACCGCGACGGCCTCCCGCACCCCCGCCGCTTCGCCCTCGGCCCGCACACGGCCGCCCGGACGAGCGGCGCGTTCACCCGGCCGCGCACGGGCGGCCCGGCGTTCGGGCAGAACGACGCCACCGCACGCGCCGCCCTCACCTTCCTGCGCGGCCTCGGCGGCACCGATGACTGA
- a CDS encoding ABC transporter substrate-binding protein produces the protein MPRTRHTAAFALITAATLTLTACGSGDPAASPAGAAGSAPKGAVPTADVVSGVRKDAAAAALLPAGVRSSGTLSIASSVGSPPSATYLADGTTLAGVDIDFGDAVARVLGLKPQREVAAFEAILPALGSGKYEVGTGNFGVTDERSRTIDFVTYLNDGQGFAVRDDSKLAEVTGLAQLCGLTVGTAAGTTFEVTLEKNRHLCSEAGKEAYDVKTYSDQSAVWTSLQQGRTDVVMSTINGLRYAVGQQEGVRFLNEFKRLDVGFAFKKGTPLAPAFQAAVNRLKADGTYDRILKKWGISASAVATSQISPPEIK, from the coding sequence ATGCCCCGTACCCGGCACACCGCTGCCTTCGCGCTGATCACCGCCGCCACTCTGACGCTGACCGCGTGCGGGTCCGGCGATCCGGCGGCCTCCCCGGCGGGCGCGGCTGGTTCCGCCCCCAAGGGCGCCGTCCCCACCGCCGATGTCGTGTCGGGAGTGAGGAAGGACGCGGCGGCGGCCGCCCTGCTGCCCGCCGGAGTCCGTTCGTCCGGCACCCTGAGCATCGCCTCCAGCGTCGGCTCCCCGCCCAGCGCCACCTATCTCGCGGACGGCACGACCCTGGCCGGCGTCGACATCGACTTCGGGGACGCCGTGGCCAGGGTCCTGGGGCTGAAGCCGCAACGGGAGGTCGCCGCGTTCGAGGCGATCCTGCCCGCGCTCGGCAGCGGGAAGTACGAGGTGGGCACCGGCAACTTCGGTGTCACCGACGAACGCAGCCGGACGATCGACTTCGTCACCTACCTCAACGACGGCCAGGGCTTCGCCGTCCGGGACGACAGCAAGCTGGCCGAGGTCACCGGTCTCGCCCAGCTCTGCGGTCTGACGGTGGGGACGGCGGCGGGCACCACCTTCGAGGTGACGCTGGAGAAGAACCGGCACCTGTGCTCCGAAGCCGGCAAGGAGGCGTACGACGTGAAGACGTACTCCGATCAGTCGGCGGTCTGGACCTCGCTCCAGCAGGGGCGCACGGACGTGGTGATGTCGACCATCAACGGCCTGCGGTACGCGGTGGGGCAGCAGGAGGGGGTGCGCTTCCTCAACGAGTTCAAGCGGCTCGACGTCGGCTTCGCCTTCAAGAAGGGCACCCCGCTGGCGCCCGCGTTCCAGGCCGCCGTCAACCGGCTCAAGGCGGACGGCACCTACGACCGGATCCTGAAGAAGTGGGGCATCTCCGCCTCGGCGGTCGCGACCTCGCAGATCTCGCCGCCGGAGATCAAGTGA
- a CDS encoding amino acid ABC transporter ATP-binding protein, with protein MVEIRGVHKSFGSLDVLRGIDLSVRPGEVTVILGPSGSGKSTLLRTVNHLEKADRGSITVDGDFVGYRRKGDRLYELPEREVLRRRTRIGFVFQNFHLFPHLTVLENVTEAPVAALGRTKQQAAATAHRLLARVGLDDRATAYPRQLSGGQQQRVAIARALALEPKLLLFDEPTSALDPELVGEVLDVIKDLAEQGTTMIVVTHEIGFAREVADTVVFMDEGRIVEQGPPAEVIDRPRHARTRAFLSKVL; from the coding sequence ATGGTCGAGATCCGGGGGGTGCACAAGAGCTTCGGCTCCCTCGACGTCCTGCGCGGCATCGATCTCTCCGTGCGCCCGGGTGAGGTGACCGTGATCCTCGGCCCCTCCGGGTCCGGCAAGTCCACCCTGCTGCGCACCGTCAACCACCTGGAGAAGGCGGACCGGGGCTCGATCACCGTGGACGGGGACTTCGTCGGCTATCGCAGGAAGGGCGACCGGCTGTACGAACTCCCCGAGCGCGAGGTCCTGCGCCGCCGCACCCGGATCGGCTTCGTCTTCCAGAACTTCCACCTCTTCCCCCACCTCACCGTCCTGGAGAACGTCACCGAGGCGCCGGTGGCCGCACTCGGGCGGACGAAGCAGCAGGCCGCCGCCACCGCACACCGGCTCCTGGCCCGCGTCGGACTCGACGACCGGGCGACGGCGTATCCGAGGCAGCTCTCCGGCGGCCAGCAGCAGCGTGTCGCCATCGCCCGGGCCCTCGCCCTCGAACCGAAACTGCTGCTGTTCGACGAACCCACCTCCGCGCTCGACCCCGAACTGGTCGGCGAGGTCCTCGACGTCATCAAGGACCTCGCGGAGCAGGGCACCACGATGATCGTCGTCACCCACGAGATCGGGTTCGCCCGCGAGGTCGCCGACACCGTCGTCTTCATGGACGAGGGACGGATCGTCGAACAGGGCCCGCCCGCCGAGGTGATCGACCGGCCGCGCCACGCACGCACGCGCGCCTTCCTCTCCAAGGTGCTGTGA